One genomic region from Phragmites australis chromosome 1, lpPhrAust1.1, whole genome shotgun sequence encodes:
- the LOC133890901 gene encoding probable auxin efflux carrier component 5a yields MIGWGDVYKVVAATAPLYFALFLGYGSVRWWRIFTPEQCDAVNRLVAFFALPFFTFEFTLHTDPFQVNYRAVAADVISKMVIVTVIAVWARFMSKGGCAVSWSITSFSLSTLTNSLVVGVPMARAMYGEWAQQLVVQLSVFQAIVWLTLLLFVLEVRKAAIGMYVAADVPDSSSLPDSPVKDVKASADAVSVAVESIVPVAGGKPSLWALVKVVAHKLARNPNTYASFVGITWACVANRLRIELPSAFEGCVLIMSKSGTGMAMFSMGLFMAQQEKVLACGPSLAALGLVLKFALGPAAMAVGSIAAGLRGDVLRVAIIQAALPQSITSFIFAKEYGLHADVLSTAVIFGMLVSLPLLVGFYIVLELIR; encoded by the exons ATGATCGGGTGGGGCGACGTGTACAaggtggtggcggcgacggcgccgcTCTACTTCGCGCTGTTCCTGGGGTACGGGTCGGTGCGGTGGTGGCGCATCTTCACGCCGGAGCAGTGCGACGCCGTGAACCGCCTCGTCGCCTTCTTCGCGCTGCCCTTCTTCACCTTCGAGTTCACGCTGCACACCGACCCGTTCCAGGTCAACTACCGCGCCGTCGCCGCTGATGTCATATCCAAGATGGTCATCGTCACCGTCATCGCCGTATGGGCCAGGTTCATGAGCAAGGGCGGCTGCGCTGTCAGCTGGTCCATCACCAGCTTCTCCCTCTCCACGCTCACCAACTCGCTCGTCGTCGGCGTGCCAATGGCTCGGGCCATGTACGGCGAGTGGGCGCAGCAGCTCGTCGTCCAGCTCTCCGTGTTCCAAGCCATCGTGTGGCTCACGCTCCTGCTCTTCGTGCTCGAGGTCAGGAAGGCCGCCATCGGCATGTACGTCGCCGCAGACGTCCCGGACTCATCCTCGCTACCCGACTCGCCGGTCAAGGACGTCAAGGCCAGCGCTGACGCCGTCTCCGTCGCGGTCGAGAGCATCGTGCCGGTCGCCGGCGGCAAGCCGTCGCTCTGGGCGCTAGTCAAGGTGGTGGCGCACAAGCTGGCGCGCAACCCCAACACCTACGCCAGCTTCGTCGGCATCACTTGGGCCTGCGTTGCCAATAG GCTGCGCATCGAGCTGCCGAGCGCCTTCGAGGGCTGTGTGCTCATCATGTCCAAGTCAGGCACCGGAATGGCCATGTTCAGCATGG GATTGTTCATGGCGCagcaggagaaggtgctcgcgTGCGGGCCGAGCTTGGCGGCGCTGGGCCTCGTGCTGAAGTTCGCCCTCGGCCCGGCCGCCATGGCCGTCGGCTCCATCGCCGCCGGCCTCCGCGGCGACGTCCTCCGCGTCGCCATCATACAG GCCGCGCTACCTCAATCCATCACATCGtttatatttgcaaaagaatatgGGTTGCATGCTGATGTCCTTAGTACAGC GGTTATTTTTGGGATGCTTGTCTCCTTGCCGTTGCTAGTCGGGTTTTATATTGTTTTAGAGCTAATTAGGTAG
- the LOC133927387 gene encoding stearoyl-[acyl-carrier-protein] 9-desaturase 2, chloroplastic-like, producing MASRMALHPHDVTLRLSPPIAARRRRRGSVRVFAVASTPSTKVDSKKPFVPPREVHVQVTHSMPSQKIEIFKSLDDWARDNILTHLKPVEKCWQPQDFLPDPASDGFHDEVKELRERAKEIPDDYFVCLVGDMITEEALPTYQTMLNTLDGVRDETGASPTAWSVWTRAWTAEENRHGDLLNKYLFLTGRVDTRQIEKTIQYLIGSGMDPRTENNPYLGFIYTSFQERATFISHGNTARHAKDYGDLKLAQICGIIASDEKRHETAYTKIVEKLFEIDPDGTVLALADMMKKKISMPAHLMFDGQDDKLFDHFSMVAQRLDVYTARDYADILEFLVNRWKVVDLIGLSSEGQKAQDYLCTLAARIRRLDERAQSRAKKAGTMPFSWVYGREVQL from the exons ATGGCCTCCAGGATGGCGCTCCACCCCCACGACGTCACCCTACGCCTCTCCCCTCCCATCgcagcgcgccgccgccgccgaggcagCGTCAGGGTcttcgccgtcgcctccacccCCTCCACCAA GGTTGACAGTAAGAAGCCATTTGTTCCTCCAAGGGAGGTACATGTCCAGGTTACACATTCAATGCCTTCTCAGAAGATTGAAATATTCAAGTCTCTTGATGACTGGGCTAGAGATAATATCCTGACGCATCTAAAGCCAGTCGAGAAGTGTTGGCAGCCACAGGATTTCCTCCCTGACCCAGCATCTGATGGATTCCATGATGAAGTTAAGGAGCTCAGAGAACGTGCCAAAGAAATCCCTGATGattattttgtttgtttggttggagacATGATTACTGAGGAAGCTCTTCCAACATACCAGACTATGCTCAACACCCTCGATGGTGTCAGAGATGAGACAGGTGCAAGCCCAACTGCCTGGTCTGTTTGGACGAGGGCATGGACTGCTGAGGAGAACAGGCATGGTGACCTCCTAAATAAGTATCTGTTCCTCACTGGGAGGGTGGATACGAGACAAATTGAAAAGACGATTCAGTACCTTATTGGTTCTGGAATg GATCCAAGGACTGAGAATAATCCTTATCTTGGTTTCATCTACACCTCCTTCCAAGAGCGGGCGACCTTCATCTCACACGGGAACACTGCTCGCCATGCCAAGGACTATGGTGACCTAAAGCTTGCACAAATCTGTGGCATTATCGCCTCAGATGAGAAGCGGCATGAAACTGCTTACACCAAGATTGTTGAGAAGCTGTTTGAGATTGACCCTGATGGCACCGTGCTTGCTCTAGCTgacatgatgaagaagaagatctCAATGCCTGCCCACCTGATGTTCGACGGGCAGGACGACAAGCTATTTGATCACTTCTCCATGGTCGCACAGAGGCTTGATGTTTACACCGCCAGGGACTACGCGGACATCCTTGAGTTCCTTGTGAACAGGTGGAAGGTGGTTGACCTGATCGGCCTGTCCAGCGAGGGGCAGAAAGCCCAGGACTACCTTTGCACCCTTGCTGCAAGGATCAGGAGGCTGGATGAGAGGGCCCAAAGCAGAGCCAAGAAAGCTGGTACAATGCCTTTTAGCTGGGTATATGGTAGGGAGGTTCAACTGTAA
- the LOC133927394 gene encoding CBS domain-containing protein CBSX6, protein MAAVFFHHVVGDLTVGKPEVAELHDTDTLEDAARAIAASPEGAVPVWRPRAAPDEPPSGARFIGMISALDISAFLAASGAGDRAMHAVVAEVVQHNPGLLREIDPGTRLIDALELMRHGVKRFLVRKSGTWTGITKRFSLLYNGKWLKNMESTSPSAASSSRQLPSFTNSAYKFCCLSREDVLRFLIGCLGALAPIPLTQISSLGAINPHYCHVEASAPAMEAIQKIPQDPCAVAVVETTPNGIRKILGDISTYKLWKCDYVSAAWALRNLSAGQFVIGADENMSTPISAVPEPPISSSPVEEIGPRPSPRAKKFSSRSIGFLNSQVNQMVVGRTRSMYHRGRSMPLMCKSTSSLAAVMAQMLSHRATHVWVTDPESEEDGILVGVVGYTEIFNAVTRSALPSPTTS, encoded by the exons ATGGCCGCCGTGTTCTTCCACCACGTCGTAGGCGACCTCACCGTGGGCAAGCCGGAGGTCGCCGAGCTGCACGACACCGACACGCTCGAAGACGCCGCGCGAGCCATCGCGGCCAGCCCAGAGGGCGCCGTGCCCGTCTGGCGCCCGCGGGCGGCGCCGGACGAGCCGCCTTCGGGGGCGAGGTTCATCGGGATGATCTCCGCGCTCGACATCTCCGCGTTCTTGGCCGCTTCCGGCGCCGGGGACCGGGCCATGCACGCGGTGGTCGCCGAGGTAGTGCAGCACAACCCCGGGCTACTAAGGGAGATCGATCCGGGCACGAG GTTGATCGACGCACTGGAGCTGATGAGGCATGGAGTGAAGCGCTTCCTTGTTCGCAAGAGCGGGACCTGGACAGGCATTACCAAGCGGTTTTCATTGCTTTACAATGGCAAATGGCTGAAGAACATGGAATCAACATCTCCAAGCGcagccagcagcagcaggcagctgcCCTCATTTACCAATTCCGCATACAAGTTTTGTTGCCTCTCAAGGGAAGATGTTCTCCGGTTCCTTATTGGATGCCTTGGTGCTCTTGCTCCCATTCCACTGACTCAAATATCTTCTCTTGGAGCCATCAATCCACACTACTGTCACGTAGAAGCATCTGCGCCCGCCATGGAAGCAATTCAGAAGATCCCTCAAGACCCATGCGCCGTTGCTGTAGTCGAGACAACGCCAAATGGAATTCGCAAGATACTTGGAGACATCTCTACTTACAAACTGTGGAAATGTGACTATGTTTCAGCTGCATGGGCACTGAGGAACCTTTCAGCTGGGCAGTTTGTCATCGGTGCCGATGAAAACATGTCAACGCCCATCTCAGCTGTCCCAGAGCCTCCCATCAGCTCATCACCGGTGGAAGAGATCGGACCCAGACCCTCGCCCAGGGCGAAGAAGTTCAGCAGCAGGAGCATCGGGTTCCTGAACAGCCAGGTGAACCAGATGGTGGTCGGGCGGACGAGGAGTATGTACCACCGGGGCAGGAGCATGCCACTGATGTGCAAGAGCACGAGCTCCCTTGCGGCGGTCATGGCTCAGATGCTATCCCACCGGGCCACACACGTCTGGGTGACGGACCCGgagtcggaggaggacggcatCCTCGTCGGCGTGGTGGGCTACACCGAAATCTTCAACGCCGTTACGAGGAGTGCTCTTCCTAGTCCGACAACATCTTGA